The sequence CCTTGCGCAAAGAATGGCTCGACAATCAGGGTCTTGCAAGGCTGCATAGAGTTGCTCTAGGCGTTGCTGGTCTGTGCCAGCGAAATACCCCCATCGGCGGTCAAGAGTAGCTGGCACCTCAACTCGATAGCCGCGCTGTTGCCAAACGGCTATGCCGCGCTCTATAGCAACTCGATTAACCACTGTGCCACTGGTTGCAATCACGCATAGACGATCGCCTGCTTGCAATCGCCGAGGCAGGCCATATTGATGAGTTTGTGTCGAGGCTTGCTCCATAACATTACTTGATGACAATCGCGCAACAATCCTGGCATCACGACTGCGTGAAATCTTGCGTAGAATCTAATGATTTTGCGGAAAAGAGTCCGTAAAAATCCAGATGTAACTGGCATTACAGCGGCCTATGATTTTAGCATCGATTTAGAGCTTGTTTGATTCTACAATGCTGTCTGATTGGGAGGTTGAAACGTTTACTAGCACTGCTGAAAGACAAAGTAGCTAGACAATTGTTCTAGTGAATACCTCGGCGTAGTAAGCGATGTGAGCGTGAGGGTTAATGCTCCTGGTTTTCCTGATTACAGTTGGCTAAAGCCATCTACATGACAGCTTAAGTATTGTAGAATCCGAAGCCATCAAGGTGTTTAAGTCGCTAACAGGGTGGGCATTACAAACCAACGGTGCATCTCGTTGTGATCTTTATCAAGGACAACCTTTCCAAACTTCCGCTATGATGATTGGCGAATTGGGGAACTTGACGCGGTTGAACTTGAACATGCTTGAAGTTGAACGTGGAATAGCTATCGTCGCTTGCACTCTGCCCTTACGTTGACATTTGACCTATGTCCATATCAGTTGCACGTGAATTAAAAGGTGAAAGTTTGCAGCTTTTACAAGATTATTATCGATCGCCCTGCCCACAGCTCCGCAACCAATTGGTGGAAATGAATATGGGTTTGGTGCGTCGAGAGGCTCACCATTGGGCTAACCAATGTGGTGAATGCTATGAGGATTTACTGCAAGTTGGCAGCAT is a genomic window of Cyanobacteriota bacterium containing:
- a CDS encoding LD-carboxypeptidase, with translation MSSSNVMEQASTQTHQYGLPRRLQAGDRLCVIATSGTVVNRVAIERGIAVWQQRGYRVEVPATLDRRWGYFAGTDQQRLEQLYAALQDPDCRAILCAR